From Pempheris klunzingeri isolate RE-2024b chromosome 16, fPemKlu1.hap1, whole genome shotgun sequence, a single genomic window includes:
- the dtnbp1b gene encoding dystrobrevin binding protein 1b — protein MQPVVSVLACMMITGTDAPSNSASTDSVELDAEHAQRVPGAEQGVVPPPQVKLKERQKFFEEAFQQDMEQYLSTGYLQIAERREPIGSMSSMEVNVDMLEQMDLMDMSDHEALDVFLHSGGEDNSAASPVTGPDVESFTTEISLQVPTQAELRHKLSSLSSTCTDSASQDTEAGEEDEDEEEEETDQGGGGGVGGSVGGGRRRRPPVVVTLDEEEVHPDTALVDRVDQEEQTRKDCEESRPKV, from the exons ATGCAGCCCGTTGTCTCTGTTTTGGCTTGCATGATGATTACGGGAACAGACGCACCAAGTAACTCAGCAAGTACAGACTCAG tggagCTAGACGCGGAGCATGCACAGAGAGTCCCTGGGGCAGAGCAGGGAGTGGTCCCACCCCCCCAGGTCAAGCTGAAAGAGAGGCAGAAGTTCTTTGAGGAGGCCTTCCAGCAAGACATGGAGCAGTACCTTTCTACGGGCTACCTGCAGATCgctgagaggagag AGCCAATAGGAAGCATGTCGTCCATGGAGGTGAACGTGGACATGTTGGAGCAGATGGATCTGATGGACATGTCTGACCACGAAGCCTTGGATGTGTTTTTGCACTCTGGGGGAGAGGACAACAGTGCTGCCTCGCCTGTCACAG GTCCAGACGTTGAGTCCTTCACCACAGAGATCAGTCTGCAGGTTCCCACCCAGGCTGAACTACGCCACAAGCTTTCTTCCCTCTCGTCCACCTGTACCGACTCAGCCAGCCAGGACACGGAGGCCGGGGAGGAGGacgaagacgaggaggaggaggagactgaccagggaggaggtgggggcgTTGGAGGAtcagtgggaggagggaggaggagaaggccCCCCGTGGTGGTGACactggatgaagaggaggtgcaCCCCGACACAGCGTTGGTGGACAGGGTGGACCAAGAGGAGCAGACCAGGAAAGACTGTGAGGAGAGCCGGCCGAAGGTTTGA